TCTTCTCAGTAGAGAGGAAGTACAAACTGGAGTCAAAGTATCTCCATCCCTCCTGACAATGCTGCTCTGTTGAAGAGCAAAGGTGAACACATTGAGAAACTTAGCCAGTATCTTTATACTCATAAACCCAATGATATATAATTACTGTTGATTTTACTTTGAATTTATCACAGTTATATCTCACCCATCACAAAAAGCTTTGCCTGAATATGACctttctctttagtcaggttgttgtatctggtctgtagctggtctctctctttagtcaggttgttgtatctggtctgtagctggtctctctctgcagttgcGTTATTCTCATAAAGGGAACAACTCTGTGACAAGTTGTTCCTTTTATCCTCAGAATCTTTAATGGCTCTGTTATCTACAAAGTATAAACACATAGTTACTAGGTAAAACACCAGGTAAATTGGCTTAGTAACCAGCACCTCTTATAACTGGGTGATAAGCAATGAACTTGGACACAAACtcacagtagacagacaggcctatgatcccagccagtaggagaacacacagcagccccAGAAACACTGCAGCAACTAGGAAGGGTCTCTTCCCTGAGCTATCAGGCTCTGTGGACACACATAATATACtgttatgttttgtgtgtgtgcgtgttttacCTGCGTTCTGGTCTCCTCGACCATTATTAGGAGCAGCGTCTGCTGACTTTTCTCTCTTGGTGCTGGTCTCACCGTCTCTCAGGGTGTCTGCACTGACATAGATATCCacaatcctctcctccatctcacctctGTCAAACTTGACCTTCTTGTTCATATCTGGTTCAGCATAGATGACCTTTGACATCTTTAACTATGCCTGGGTCTTTCTTTCTATGTAGGGCTACTTACTATACATTAAGTCTCTGCTTCTAGAATTAATGTGATGGTCTTCCAACATGGCCACCAGGAGGCGTCATACGTCAACTGCAAGCCTTCTATACATTCAGTCTCTGCTTCTagtgatctctctgtctctgagtcatctgtgtttctgtgtctgtgtgactgctgTAGGTCTTAACTCTATGGAAGTAACAACAAAATTTCACGGGAAGTTGTGGCTATGATAATACAAAAATGTTTACAAGTTTGAAAacttgtgtgtgtagttgtgtgagAGATCGTTACAGTGGTTATTGTTAAACCATTTTCTGCTGCATAATATAAATGATTCCATGTCTATACATGGTCATCTTGTCCAGAGTATATCTCTACACAGTCCTCCTGCTCAGGGAACAGGACTTGCTATTTGTGATGATGGACAGGACACTATCATACCAGGAAGATATAGATCATAGAGTGGAAGTGGAGAACAAAGACTAGCTGTTAACATATATTAAATATCATATGTAACAGTCAAATATGAGCATTTGATGTTGTGCTTATATGTAACTTGACAACAAAGACTGACTGTCAAAGATTATTAGAACACACAGCAGCCCCAGACACACTGCAGCAACTCCAGAGGGTCTCTTCCACCACTGAACATGTACTGAATAACACATTATTAAAGTAAGATCTTtagtaatgtgtattactgtatCATCTAGGATTGGGACAAATAAAGGTATAGAAATACTGGGTCATCCTTTTTAATATATTAtgtgtaatctgtgtgtgtgtgtgtgtgtgtgtgtgtgtgtgtgtgtgtgtgtgtgtgtgtgtgtgtgtgtgtgtgtgtgtatgtgtgtgtgttagtgcaaTCTTACCTGAAGCAACAATTCCATTTCTTGAACTAGGCTTGAAGGCTCTTACATTGGAATATAATTGGCCATCGATGTCTGTGTTCTTCATTGCATCAGGCTCATCGTCTTCAAATCTATCTGGGATTTCATAGACTCCCTTTGACATCTTAACACACTTGTGGTCAAATACAGTAACTTCTACTTCTTACCTCAACTCTAATGTACGTTTGTAGCTGTGTCGTCTCCCTGCGCTGTTCTGCGTCTGTGTGACTTTAGGTAGTGAAACTCCTTATCAGTCAGCCACAGTGGATGACAAATTTTGAAATCAACACAACAATGACCACCATGTGACTTCCACCGGCCTTAGTTTGATAATATACATTATGTGACTCTATATCATGATATAGGATGTATGTGTGAATTCACAGGGTCCCAACTTTTCATGTTCTAAAATAAATTGGGATCCTGTTAATtgacatatacactacatatatCCTGACTGAGTTTACTGCACCCCCAGCCTTCAAATGGAGAACACATTATGGCTCTCACTCTGTGggaggtgtagggggaagttgCCCTTAGATGCTGATCTTTGGTCAGTTTTATATTTCTTCCACAAATGGTTAAGGTTGGGATTGGGGGAAAGtaacctggtcctagatctgtactTAGGGGAAACTTCCCCCTGTTTGTGACCGGCCACCAATGGCCATGTAGGGGTCTATGCTCTATCTATGCTGACTGTGAAGAGTTACTCAGAATGAAAAAGCAGAAGATCTGACAACATCTCCATAGTTTCAGTTTGACAGATTTAAGAGGAAGAAGAATAAAAACCCTTCACATGTATTATGATAAAACATTCATATTTCCACCCTGTCTTTCAGTACaacataacataaacatactgGTTACATCTAATGACACAACTCTCTCTGCACTGATTCCACTGTTCCACATGACATCTACCTACATGAACTATTATACAACTCTACAACTCTACTCTATTCCACAGGAGGAGAGAAAGCATCACACAGATCCTTAGATACAGAGTCAAAGTTGTCCCTCtggtggatgtagtactaactacaggtacagctgtaatgttggtgacagagacctgggtggatgtagtactaactacaggtacagctgtaatgttggtgacagagacctgggtggatgtagtactaactacaggtacagctgtaatgttggtgacagagacctgggtggatgtagtactaactacaggtacagctgtaatgttggtgacagagacctgggtggatgtagtactaactacaggtacagctgtaatgttggtgacagagacctgggtggatgtagtactacctacaggtacagctgtagtgttgtagtatgAACTAcaggtacaaatcaaatcaatgtagtactaactacaggtacaaatcaaatcaaagtgtatttgtcacgtgcgccgaatacaacaggtgaaataccttacagtgaaatgcttacttacaggctctaaccaatagtgcggagaaaaaaaagaaaaaaaaagtatgtgtgtgtaagtaaagaaataaaacaacagtaaaaaagacatttaaaaataagagtagcaaggctacatacagacaccggttagtcaggcttattgaggtagtatgtacatgtgtgtatggttaaagtgaccatgcatatctgatgaacagagagtagcagtagagtgaaaagaggggttg
This genomic stretch from Oncorhynchus tshawytscha isolate Ot180627B unplaced genomic scaffold, Otsh_v2.0 Un_contig_9630_pilon_pilon, whole genome shotgun sequence harbors:
- the LOC112237199 gene encoding CD209 antigen-like isoform X1; translation: MSKVIYAEPDMNKKVKFDRGEMEERIVDIYVSADTLRDGETSTKREKSADAAPNNGRGDQNAGKTRTHTKHNSILCVSTEPDSSGKRPFLVAAVFLGLLCVLLLAGIIGLSVYYNRAIKDSEDKRNNLSQSCSLYENNATAERDQLQTRYNNLTKERDQLQTRYNNLTKEKGHIQAKLFVMEQHCQEGWRYFDSSLYFLSTEKKTWEESRQDCKRRGADLVIINSREEQTFVFNLHLRAWIGLTDSVTEGTWKWVDGTTLTTGYWSAGQPDDREQEDCAEIYFSKDDPVTTWNDDKCGTNHNWICENVV
- the LOC112237199 gene encoding CD209 antigen-like protein E isoform X2 — its product is MSKGVYEIPDRFEDDEPDAMKNTDIDGQLYSNVRAFKPSSRNGIVASEPDSSGKRPFLVAAVFLGLLCVLLLAGIIGLSVYYNRAIKDSEDKRNNLSQSCSLYENNATAERDQLQTRYNNLTKERDQLQTRYNNLTKEKGHIQAKLFVMEQHCQEGWRYFDSSLYFLSTEKKTWEESRQDCKRRGADLVIINSREEQTFVFNLHLRAWIGLTDSVTEGTWKWVDGTTLTTGYWSAGQPDDREQEDCAEIYFSKDDPVTTWNDDKCGTNHNWICENVV